Proteins co-encoded in one Artemia franciscana chromosome 10, ASM3288406v1, whole genome shotgun sequence genomic window:
- the LOC136031635 gene encoding zinc finger CCCH domain-containing protein 3-like, with protein MLMSPPDTKKVPSRIYINPKFISKSHSSQDPNSLKHHPSLDVMPEINYCLNNPYYVQHWQHNPLHSSQYVSHSHFQNTVPHWNYQLIHPPPPPSEPESENMELFESHQEMAPNSQSEMKEAHRPRKAYINNKKFQSISEEQRRTFQETFVTRSSKSLPPELEYVQITSSNGLETRNNFISQSFGDKEVYRQREACMNAKKFQSFTHKERRAFQEAPVSKSSESMGQSSIGSFKKNQIEQSLLNKSDMINQTRDLTINTSEASNTIRDFNFKKDANSVSLSLVRRQNSFGRGINTRYKIVKSDSKLLAKKQQVQTTLASACHPVTTDSRYKLVRKNKLVPEGYSAVAKVNRHSDGQFEEASTKIPSIPLLSHNSPTNLLSKYRLVNTSSLKSAKPLKQFKLTNMPRIVKTIGVKNSIVKSGASKNERKKVFSAAQKSPLDIKKTKPSISKYKIVRTAQRMPLNIKRQIPSVSKYKIVRTPQRRSSVSKKSPNSLSVISRYKMIRPTITPHLSAFKKDLAHRSMQLKFIQKSPKLVNKGSLRYSVSRTRLRKISVSKPNLAHESRQMSNKMIRKGNVLYSASARQLKRIKSVDVSKVVQVNSSIAVVSRARNRSLATLSSLKKKGTLPCMFLAKFGKCSKQESNQCAYSHSISKMEAKKMMPTCQYFLEGRCRLGKECPFPHVKHGSHTPICLSFISGKCLLGDKCSRRHENVCIEFKSTGKCSQGHKCPLRHIKVIRKPKSVPKRKIVRTKNQEPISAERYFEQSDEKDEDKLSSELKSMRARLLKKIQVMKGEIAQDHPMSVAVTETGGEEAPSRPSLGTLPDFISID; from the exons ATGCTAATGTCTCCTCCTGACACAAAGAAGGTACCATCAAGGATCTACATCAAcccgaaatttatttcaaagagCCATTCTTCTCAGGATCCCAATTCGTTAAAACACCACCCTTCCCTAGATGTTATGCCAGAAATAAATTATTGCCTAAATAACCCATATTATGTTCAGCATTGGCAACATAATCCCTTGCATTCATCTCAATATGTATCACATTCACATTTTCAGAACACTGTACCACATTGGAATTACCAATTGATACACCCGCCTCCGCCACCTTCTGAGCCTGAGTCAGAGAATATGGAATTGTTTGAAAGCCACCAAGAAATGGCACCAAATTCACAATCTGAAATGAAAGAGGCACATAGACCAAGGAAGGCctatataaataacaaaaagtttCAGTCGATTTCTGAGGAGCAAAGAAGGACTTTCCAAGAAACTTTTGTCACCAGGAGCTCAAAATCGCTGCCCCCTGAGCTGGAGTATGTACAAATTACATCTTCAAATGGCCTAGAAACAcggaataattttatatctcaaTCATTTGGAGATAAAGAAGTATATAGACAGAGGGAGGCTTGCATGAATGCTAAGAAGTTTCAATCTTTTACTCACAAAGAAAGAAGGGCTTTTCAAGAGGCTCCAGTCAGTAAGAGCTCAGAGTCTATGGGTCAATCATCAATTGGCTCTTTTAAGAAGAAtcaaattgagcaaagtttGCTTAATAAATCCGACATGATTAACCAAACTAGGGACTTAACTATAAATACATCAGAAGCAAGTAACACAATTAGAGATTTCAATTTTAAGAAAGACGCGAACTCAGTTTCACTTTCCCTTGTGAGACGACAGAACTCTTTTGGTAGAGggataaatactaggtacaaaATTGTCAAAAGTGACAGTAAGCTTTTAGCTAAAAAGCAACAAGTTCAGACAACCCTGGCTAGTGCCTGTCATCCTGTAACTACAGATAGTCGTTACAAACTAGTAAGGAAAAACAAGCTAGTCCCTGAAGGATACAGTGCGGTAGCCAAAGTGAATCGTCATTCTGATGGTCAATTTGAAGAAGCATCAACAAAAATACCCAGTATACCATTGCTGAGTCATAATTCACCCACAAATTTATTGTCGAAGTATAGATTGGTGAACACTTCAAGTCTTAAAAGTGCAAAACCTTTGAAACAATTTAAATTGACTAATATGCCAAGGATAGTAAAAACTATTGGTGTTAAAAATAGCATAGTTAAGTCTGGTGCTTCCAAGAATgagagaaaaaaagtattttcagctgCTCAAAAATCACCCCTTGATATAAAGAAGACAAAACCAAGTATATCTAAATACAAGATAGTACGTACAGCCCAAAGAATGCCCCTTAATATAAAGAGGCAAATACCAAGTGTGTCTAAATACAAGATAGTACGCACTCCTCAAAGAAGAAGCAGTGTTTCCAAGAAAAGCCCAAATTCTTTATCTGTGATTAGCAGGTACAAAATGATAAGACCAACAATTACGCCACATTTATCTGCTTTCAAAAAAGACTTAGCCCATCGTTCTATGCAATTGAAGTTCATCCAGAAATCCCCCAAGTTAGTAAACAAGGGTTCTTTGAGGTACAGTGTTTCACGTACTAGACTAAGAAAAATTTCTGTGTCTAAGCCAAATTTAGCTCATGAAAGTAGACAAATGAGTAATAAAATGATTCGGAAAGGAAATGTGCTGTATTCTGCCTCGGCCCGTCAACTGAAGAGGATTAAATCTGTTGATGTATCAAAAGTAGTACAAGTGAACTCTTCAATAGCTGTTGTCTC TCGTGCAAGGAATCGAAGCTTGGCAACACTGTcctctttaaagaaaaaaggaacaCTCCCCTGTATGTTTTTGGCAAAATTTGGTAAATGTTCAAAACAGGAAAGTAATCAATGTGCATATAGTCACTCAATATCAAAGATGGAAGC GAAGAAAATGATGCCTACTTGTCAGTATTTCTTGGAAGGGAGATGTCGCCTTGGTAAGGAGTGTCCATTTCCTCACGTCAAACATGGCTCACATACACCAATTTGCTTAAGCTTTATCTCTGGAAAGTGTCTTTTGGGGGATAAG TGTAGTCGAAGGCACGAAAATGTTTGCATAGAATTCAAGTCAACAGGAAAATGTTCCCAAGGTCACAAATGTCCCCTGAGGCATATCAAAGTCATCAGGAAACCCAAATCTGTacccaaaagaaaaatagtcaGAACCAAAAACCAGGAACCAATATCCGCCGAAAGATACTTCGAGCAAAGTGACGAAAAAGATGAAGATAAGCTGTCTAGTGAATTGAAGTCAATGAGGGCCCGACTGTTGAAAAAGATACAAGTTATGAAAGGGGAAATTGCCCAAGATCATCCCATGTCAGTAGCTGTTACTGAAACTGGTGGTGAAGAAGCGCCTTCAAGACCATCACTTGGAACTTTGCCAGATTTTATATCGATTGACTAA